The genomic segment TGAATTTTCAAGTTATACACACCCTGTGGATAACTTTATACACAGTTTTATTTGCCTGTGGATAACGTTATCCACAGTTTTTATGTTGTGGGGATAAGTCGAGTTTCTTCATTAACTTTGTCCTGTGCATAAACCTGTGTATAGTTTTTTATATCATGATAGAAAAAGGGGGGTATTTATGAAAAACGCTGCCGAACTTTGGCATAATGTATTGTCTGTGATCGAGGAAGAAGAACGGACACCTAAGGCAAGTTATGACATGTGGTTAAAATCCACTGAAGGCGTCACGCTGAATGGAACGACACTAATCATCTCAGCACCAGCTGCATTTACCGTTACTTGGCTGGAACGTCAATACTTATCGTTACTCGAAGATACGGTTGAAGAAGTGACAGGGAGTCGACTTGATATTCAATTTATCGAGGAAGGCCAAGCAAAGAAGATGCTCGATCGTCAAAATGAGGAAGCGTCTGAGACGGTACCACCGTCTAAAACATCAAATCGTGCACAATCGTCACGAAAACCAACCGATGAGCTGGTCATGAGTGAACTCGGTCAATTGAACACAAAATACACGTTCGATACGTTTGTCATTGGATCAGGTAACCGTTTTGCCCATGCCGCTTCCTTGGCTGTAGCAGAAGCACCTGCAAAAGCCTATAATCCTTTATTCATCTATGGAGGAGTCGGACTTGGTAAAACCCATTTGATGCACGCGATTGGCCAGTACGTCCAAGATCAAAACCTTGGGACACGGATCGCCTATGTCTCCTCGGAACGTTTTACAAATGACTTCATTAACTCGATTCGGGACAATAAAACCGTTGAGTTTCGGAACAAATACCGGAACATCGATGTTCTATTAATAGATGACATTCAATTTCTCGCAGGAAAAGAGCAGACGCAAGAGGAGTTTTTCCACACATTCAATGCCCTGCACAATGATCAAAAACAAATCATCATCTCAAGTGATCGACCACCAAAAGAAATTCCGACACTTGAAGATCGGCTCCGTTCTCGGTTCGAGTGGGGATTGATAACAGACATCACACCGCCTGACCTTGAGACACGGATTGCGATTCTCCGGAAAAAAGCCAATGCCGAGCAACTTGATGTTTCTAATGAAGTCATGCTCTATATCGCGAGTCAGATTGACACGAACATCCGCGAGCTCGAAGGGGCACTGACGCGTGTCATTGCTTATGCAAACCTGGTCGGACGGACGATTGATCCGAATGTTGCGGCAGAAGCGCTGCATAACATCATGCCGGTCACGGAGCCACGAAAAGTCACGATTCGCGACATCCAAGAGTCGGTCAGTAAACACTTCAACTTACCGTTTGACGACTTAAAGGCCAAAAAACGGACGAAATCGATTGCCTTTCCCCGCCAGATCGCGATGTACCTCTCGCGAGAGATGACGGAAAGTTCTTTACCGAAGATTGGTGAGGAATTTGGTGGACGGGATCACACGACGGTCATCCATGCACATGAGAAAATCAGTATGCTCGTTAAATCGGATGGAGAAACAGGAAAAGTCATTGAACAAATTAAGCATGAATTGAAACATTCCTGAACCTGTGGATAAGCTGTGGATAAAAGAGGCTAGTTATCCACAAGTTATCCACACGCACTTTGGCTCTATACCAAGTTATCCACCGACTTATCCACACTATCCACAGCCCCTAATACTATTATTAAAAAAATATATTATTATGTTATGATGATGTAACGCCCATTTTGAGAGGAGCTTAACGACAATATGCATATTACAATTCAACGCGATACTTTAATCCAAGCCATCCAAGACGTAGCGAAAGCTGTCTCATCAAGAACGACGATTCCAATCTTAACGGGAATCAAACTTGAAGCGCATGGTGACGGAATGACGTTAACAGGGAGCGATACCGAGATTTCAATTGAACGGACAATCTACGCGGAAGAGAATGGTACTTCTTATGTAACGGTCCACCGCGCCGGTAGTGTCGTCCTCAATGCCCGTTTCTTTGGTGATATCGTTAAAAAGTTACCAACAGACGAAGTCATCATCGAAGTCTCTCCAAACTTCATGACACGGATTCAGTCCGGGACAGCTGAATTCCACCTGAACGGTCTTGACTCAGACGAGTTTCCGCGTCTTCCACAAGTCGATGGGGGGCAACAGTTCCGTTTACCTGCAGATCTATTACGTTCAATGATCCGTCAGACGAGTTTCGCCGTCGCGGTCCAAGAAACACGTCCTGTTTTGACAGGAGTGAATTTCTCAGCAGATAAAGGCATTTTGACATGCGTATCGACGGATAGTCATCGCCTTGCACTACGTCGGGCACAGTTTGAGACAGAGAACGAGATTTCGTTCCAAAATGTCATCGTGCCGGGTAAGAGCTTAAACGAATTATCGAAACTGTTAGGTGACGGTCATGTCGATGTCACGATCACGAACCAGCAAATCCTCTTCAAAATGAAACATGTCCTATTCTTCTCTCGTTTGCTCGACGGGAACTACCCGGATACGTCGCGTTTGATTCCAGAAGAGTACCGGACTGCTGTTCGCATGAATGCGAAGGAATTGCTTCAGGCAATCGACCGGGCATCCCTTCTTGCGCGTGAAGACCGCAACAACGTCATCAAGTTCGCCGCAGAAGGTACGACAGCCGTCGAAATTTCATCACACTCACCAGAAGTTGGGAAAGTTTCCGAACAAGTGAGCATCTTGTCGCTTGAAGGCGAAGAGCTGAAGATTTCTTTCAACTCGAAATACATGATGGATGCCTTGAAAGCACTCGATGCGACGGATATTGAAATTCAATTCACGGGATCGATTCGACCATTCATTCTCCATCCGGTCGACCAAGATAACGTCTTGCAATTGATTTTACCTGTCCGTACGGCTTGATTCCTTCCCCGAGAAACCGACTTGGTTTCTTGGGTTTTTTTTGTAATCCGTATATATGTTCGTTCATTTTGCTAAATCATGAGTTTTTTAGTACAATAAAGAGTACGTCATTTATAATATGTAGGTAGGAGGAGTCAATCCATGAATCAAATCAAAATCACGTCGGAATATGTCACATTAGGTCAGTTCTTGAAGCTGTCTGATATTATCTCGAGCGGAGGACAAGCAAAACCATTTCTAGCGGAGGTACCTATTCTCGTCAACGGTGAGGTCGATCAGCGACGTGGTCGTAAGCTGCGGGATGGAGATGTCATTGACGTAGAAGATTACGGTCAATTCGTCATCAAGAACGAGGCGAACTAACGTGCGACTAGATTCGGTACGACTCAGTCATTATCGCAACTATGAGTCGCTGGAATTGTTCTTTTCTGAAAAGACGAACGTTTTAATCGGGGAAAATGCTCAAGGCAAGACGAACTTGCTCGAAGCAATCCACGTATTGGCGCTCGCGAAATCGCACCGGACGACACACGATAAGGAATTGATCCAGTGGGATGCGGAAGCAGCACGCGTCGAAGGGCGTGTCATGAAGCGGATGGGTCCCCATTCGCAGGAAATCCAGATTTCGAGTCGTGGGAAGAAGGCGAAGCTCAATCATCTCGAACAGCGGCGCCTCAGTGATTATATCGGGGCGCTCAATATCGTGTTGTTCGCACCAGAGGATTTGCATATCGTCAAAGGCAGTCCACAAGTCCGGCGTCGCTTTTTAGATATGGAGATTGGTCAAGTCAGTCCGGTCTACCTGCATGAATTAAGTCAATACCTGAAAGTGTTGAAACAACGGAATGCGTTGTTGAAGCAGTTGTCAATTAAAGGGGGGGACGAGACGTTCCTCGACATTTTGACGGAACAGATGATTACGCTTGCCGTTAAAATCGTTCAACGCCGTCATCATTTCATTGCCCAGCTCGAAAAGTGGGCGCGACCGATTCATGATGGAATCAGTCGTGGACAGGAAGAACTCGTTCTACGCTATCGATCCGATACATTTAGTGATGATTCGCTAGATGTCGAAGGAATGACTGCTTCTTATACGCAGAAGTTTGGTAAAATAAAAGAAAATGAAATTAGACGAGGCGTGACGTTATTTGGTCCACACCGTGATGACTTCGAAATGGAGGTCAATGGACGAAATGTCCAGACGTACGGTTCACAAGGACAGCAGCGGACGGCTGCGCTCTCGTTGAAGCTAGCAGAGATTGAGTTGATTCATGAGGAAGTTGGAGAATACCCGTTACTTCTTCTAGACGATGTGTTATCGGAACTCGATGATCATCGCCAAACCCATTTACTCGATACGATGCAACAAAAGGTTCAGACGATCCTGACGACGACGAGTGTCGAGGGAATCGCACATGAAACGATTAGACAAGCGAAGTTGTTCCACGTGAAACAAGGGGCAGTTATTTTGGAAGAGACATCCTATAAAGAAACAGTAGGTGAGAAAACCGATGAGTAATCATGAAGATATGGAATTGGAACAAGGGTACGGTGCCGATCAGATTCAGGTACTTGAAGGTCTTGAAGCCGTTCGAAAACGTCCAGGTATGTACATTGGATCAACCGCGTCGAAAGGGCTCCACCATTTAGTTTGGGAAATCGTCGATAACTCGATTGATGAAGCACTAGCTGGATACTGTGACACGATTAAAGTCACGATTGAACCAGGGAACTCGATTCTAGTCGAGGATAACGGTCGGGGAATTCCGATTGATATTCAAGAAAAAATGGGACGTCCTGCAGTCGAAGTCATTTTAACGGTCCTCCATGCCGGCGGTAAGTTTGGTGGCGGAGGCTACAAAGTATCAGGTGGTCTTCACGGTGTCGGGGCTTCGGTCGTCAATGCCTTGTCGACGAAGCTTGAAGTATTCGTTAAGCGGAACGAGAAGCTCTATTATCAATCGTATCATCGTGGTGTTCCGACACAAGATCTCGAAATCATCGGGACTTCAGAAGAGACAGGGACGATGATTCGTTTCTTCCCGGACAGTGAAATCTTCCAGGAAACACTCGAATACGATTACGATTTACTTGCGACACGTTTACGTGAACTCGCTTTCTTGAATAAAGGTCTGAACATCGTCATTACGGACGATCGTGCAGAAGAACCGATTACGCGGCACTTCCATTACGAAGGTGGAATCAAGTCGTACGTTGAACACTTGAACCGCTCGAAAGAAGTTGTCCACCCGGAACCGGTCTATGTCCACGGGACAAAAGACGGAATTGAAGTCGAAGTTGCGCTTCAATACAACGATGGCTTTGCAGCCAACATCTATTCGTTTACGAACAACATTCCGACGCATGAAGGTGGTACGCATGAAACGGGCTTTAAGACGGCGTTGACGCGTGTCATCAATGACTATGCGAAGAAGTTCGGTTTGATGAAAGAAGCAGACGGTACGTTGTCTGGGGAAGACGTCCGTGAAGGAATGACGGCAATCGTCTCGATCAAACACCCGAACCCCCAATTCGAAGGACAAACGAAAACGAAGCTTGGTAACTCGGATGCTCGAACAGCGACCGATACGTTATTCTCTTCCATCTTTGAACAGTTCATGATGGAAAACCCGACGAATGCTCGTGCAATCGTCGAAAAAGGAATGATGGCCTCGCGTGCCCGGATGGCAGCGAAACGCGCGCGTGAATTGACACGTCGCAAAGGTGTCCTAGAAGTAAGTTCACTTCCTGGTAAATTGGCCGACTGTTCATCGCGGGATGCAACGATTTCAGAAATCTATATCGTCGAGGGTGACTCAGCGGGTGGTTCTGCGAAATCAGGTCGTGACCGTCACTTCCAAGCGATTTTACCGATCCGTGGTAAAATTTTGAACGTTGAAAAAGCCCGTCTCGATAAAATTCTCGGCAGTAACGAGATCCGGACGATCATTACCGCACTCGGAACGAGTATCGGTTCAGAATTCAACATCGAAAAAGCACGGTATCATAAAGTCATCATCATGACCGATGCCGACGTCGATGGTGCCCACATCCGGACACTCCTGTTGACGTTCTTCTACCGGTATATGCGTCCGCTCGTCGAGCATGGTTATGTCTATATCGCACAACCGCCGCTCTATGGAATCAAGCAAGGGAAAAACATCACATATGTGCATAACGAACGTGAACTGAACGAGGCCTTAGCCGCACTTCCAGAAAACGCGCGTTACGACATTCAGCGTTACAAAGGTCTCGGTGAAATGGATCCAGAGCAACTTTGGGAAACAACGATGGATCCGAGTGGTCGTCAAATGCTTCGGGTTGAACTTCAAGATGCCATCGAAGCGGATGAAGTATTCGATATCTTGATGGGAGATCAGGTAGAACCACGTCGTGACTTTATCCAGTCGCACGCGCATTACGTGAAGAACTTGGATATTTAACGTTGAATAGAGAGGGTGGCCAGACGAATGTCCGATCAACAAGGAATCATTAAAGATATAAATATTAGTCAAGAAATGCGTACATCCTTCATGGATTACGCGATGAGCGTCATCGTCGCACGTGCACTTCCAGATGTACGTGACGGTCTGAAGCCAGGACATCGCCGGATTCTTTATGCGATGAACGATCTCGGTATCCGCGCAGATAAGCCACATAAAAAATCTGCCCGTATCGTCGGTGAAGTTATCGGTAAGTATCACCCGCATGGTGATTCTGCTGTTTACGACACGATGGTTCGGATGGCACAGGACTTCAGCTACCGGTATGAGCTTGTCGATGGTCACGGAAACTTCGGTTCTGTCGACGGCGACTCCGCCGCTGCGATGCGATATACGGAAGCCCGTATGTCAAAAATCGCAATGGAGATCGTCCGTGACATCAATAAAAACACCGTTGATTTCAAAGATAACTATGATGGTTCGGAACGGGAACCGGAAGTCTTACCGGCACGTTTTCCGAACTTACTTGTCAATGGATCAAGTGGGATTGCGGTCGGGATGGCGACAAACATTCCACCGCACCAATTAGGTGAAGTCATCGATGGTGTACTTGCGCTAACGCACAACCCGGAGATTACGATTTCCGAATTGATGCAACACATTCCCGGTCCGGACTTCCCGACAGCTGGTGAAATTCTAGGGCGGAGTGGGATACGCCGTGCCTATGAAACGGGACGCGGGTCGATCATCGTTCGTGCGAAAGCAGAAATCGAACAAGCTAAAAAAGACCGCGAACGGATTATCGTCACGGAACTGCCGTATCAAGTCAACAAAGCACGTCTTGTTGAAAAAATCGCCGATCTCGTCCGTGAGAAGAAAATTGAAGGCATTACAGACTTACGTGACGAATCCGATCGTCGTGGTATGCGGATTGTCATGGAAATTCGTCGTGACGCGAACGCAAGCGTCATCTTAAATAACTTATACAAACAGACATCGATGCAAACGACGTTTGGTGTCAACATGCTTGCGATCGTTGGTGGTCGTCCGAAGACGTTGACACTTAAAGAGATGCTCTATCATTACCTCGAGCACCAAAAAGAAATCGTCCGTCGCCGAACACAGTTCGATCTTGAGAAAGCGGAGGCACGTGAACATCTTCTTGCGGGTCTTCGTATCGCACTTGATCACTTGGATGAAGTCATTAAAATCATCCGGGCGAACCGAACAGCCGATGCGGCACGCGAACAGTTGATGGATCGGTTTGCTTTATCAGAGAAACAATCGCAAGCGATTCTCGATATGCGTCTTCAACGTCTAACAGGACTCGAACGTGAGAAAATCGATGCTGAATATGATGAAATCATGCAATTGATTGCGGAACTCAAGAAAATTCTCGAAAGTGATGAAGAATTGCTCGAATTGATTCGGACGGAACTCGAGGAAGTGAAAGAACGCTTCAACGACAAACGCCGGACTGAAATTCGAATGGATCACATCGAATTCGAAGATGAAGATTTAATTCCTGAAAAAGATATCATCATCACATTGACGAGCAGCGGATACATCAAACGTCTCACGACGGATTCGTATCGAGCACAACGTCGTGGTGGTCGTGGTGTCCAAGGAATCGGAACGAATGATGCGGATTATGTAACACGTCTCTTATCGTGTTCGACGCATGATACGATCCTGTTCTTTACGAACCGCGGGAAAGTCTACCGCATCCGTGGGTATGAAGTACCGGAGATGAGCCGGACTTCAAAAGGTGTGCCAATCATCAACCTGATTCAGATTGAACGGGATGAAAAGGTTGAGACGATGATTCCAGTTAACTTCAAACGTTACTTGGAAGAGCAAAATGTCGTCGAAGAATCCATCATCGACGCGACAATCGAATCGGATGACGATGTAGCACCGGAAGAAGAAACGGAAGAGATTCTTGACGCAGAAGAAGTCATGCAGGATGAGCAAAAATCATTAATCTTCATGACACGCAAAGGACGCGTTAAACGTTCGCCACTCTCTGCGTACGCCCGGATTAATAAAAACGGTCTGATTGCGATTCGTCTGTTCGAAGACGACGAATTGACATCGGTCCGTCTCGCTTCGACAGACGATGAAGTCTTTACCGTTTCGAACCGTGGTAAGGCGATTCGTTTCCCGATCACAAACGTCCGCTCGATGGGACGTGGTGCGCGTGGTGTCAAAGCGATGAAACTAGCCGAAGAAGATATCGTCATCGGCATGGAGCTTGCGCGTGACGAACAAGATGTCCTCGTCATCACAGAAAAAGGCTTCGGGAAGCGGACACCAATGACTGAGTTCCGAAGCCAGACACGTGGTGGTAAAGGATTGATCGCAAGTAAAGTGAACGACCGGATTGGTCAAATTGCTGCCCTGCGGATCGTTGACGTCGATGATGACATCATGATCATGACAGAAGGCGGAATCGTCATTCGGACCGATTCACAAAACATTTCACGTGTCGGACGGAACACGCAAGGCGTTAAGGTCATTCGGATTGAAGAAGGTGACCGTGTCGCTACCGTTGCGAAACTGAAAAAAGAAGAAAACGAAGAAGCGATTGTTGATGAGCTGTCGACTGTCGTAGACGAAGAAAACGTTTCTTCGGCTGTTGAAGCAGAAACAGTAATCGAAGAAACCGAAGAATAACATCAGTATGGAATAAAGAGGTACAGCAGAGTCGGACGGTAGATGTCCCTACTCTGCTGTTTTTCTACAAATAAAACTGATGAGAGAAAGGGAAGAGGTAAGATGCGTATCGCAAGCGAGCGACT from the Exiguobacterium oxidotolerans JCM 12280 genome contains:
- the recF gene encoding DNA replication/repair protein RecF (All proteins in this family for which functions are known are DNA-binding proteins that assist the filamentation of RecA onto DNA for the initiation of recombination or recombinational repair.), giving the protein MRLDSVRLSHYRNYESLELFFSEKTNVLIGENAQGKTNLLEAIHVLALAKSHRTTHDKELIQWDAEAARVEGRVMKRMGPHSQEIQISSRGKKAKLNHLEQRRLSDYIGALNIVLFAPEDLHIVKGSPQVRRRFLDMEIGQVSPVYLHELSQYLKVLKQRNALLKQLSIKGGDETFLDILTEQMITLAVKIVQRRHHFIAQLEKWARPIHDGISRGQEELVLRYRSDTFSDDSLDVEGMTASYTQKFGKIKENEIRRGVTLFGPHRDDFEMEVNGRNVQTYGSQGQQRTAALSLKLAEIELIHEEVGEYPLLLLDDVLSELDDHRQTHLLDTMQQKVQTILTTTSVEGIAHETIRQAKLFHVKQGAVILEETSYKETVGEKTDE
- the dnaA gene encoding chromosomal replication initiator protein DnaA → MKNAAELWHNVLSVIEEEERTPKASYDMWLKSTEGVTLNGTTLIISAPAAFTVTWLERQYLSLLEDTVEEVTGSRLDIQFIEEGQAKKMLDRQNEEASETVPPSKTSNRAQSSRKPTDELVMSELGQLNTKYTFDTFVIGSGNRFAHAASLAVAEAPAKAYNPLFIYGGVGLGKTHLMHAIGQYVQDQNLGTRIAYVSSERFTNDFINSIRDNKTVEFRNKYRNIDVLLIDDIQFLAGKEQTQEEFFHTFNALHNDQKQIIISSDRPPKEIPTLEDRLRSRFEWGLITDITPPDLETRIAILRKKANAEQLDVSNEVMLYIASQIDTNIRELEGALTRVIAYANLVGRTIDPNVAAEALHNIMPVTEPRKVTIRDIQESVSKHFNLPFDDLKAKKRTKSIAFPRQIAMYLSREMTESSLPKIGEEFGGRDHTTVIHAHEKISMLVKSDGETGKVIEQIKHELKHS
- the gyrB gene encoding DNA topoisomerase (ATP-hydrolyzing) subunit B, whose translation is MELEQGYGADQIQVLEGLEAVRKRPGMYIGSTASKGLHHLVWEIVDNSIDEALAGYCDTIKVTIEPGNSILVEDNGRGIPIDIQEKMGRPAVEVILTVLHAGGKFGGGGYKVSGGLHGVGASVVNALSTKLEVFVKRNEKLYYQSYHRGVPTQDLEIIGTSEETGTMIRFFPDSEIFQETLEYDYDLLATRLRELAFLNKGLNIVITDDRAEEPITRHFHYEGGIKSYVEHLNRSKEVVHPEPVYVHGTKDGIEVEVALQYNDGFAANIYSFTNNIPTHEGGTHETGFKTALTRVINDYAKKFGLMKEADGTLSGEDVREGMTAIVSIKHPNPQFEGQTKTKLGNSDARTATDTLFSSIFEQFMMENPTNARAIVEKGMMASRARMAAKRARELTRRKGVLEVSSLPGKLADCSSRDATISEIYIVEGDSAGGSAKSGRDRHFQAILPIRGKILNVEKARLDKILGSNEIRTIITALGTSIGSEFNIEKARYHKVIIMTDADVDGAHIRTLLLTFFYRYMRPLVEHGYVYIAQPPLYGIKQGKNITYVHNERELNEALAALPENARYDIQRYKGLGEMDPEQLWETTMDPSGRQMLRVELQDAIEADEVFDILMGDQVEPRRDFIQSHAHYVKNLDI
- the dnaN gene encoding DNA polymerase III subunit beta, whose translation is MHITIQRDTLIQAIQDVAKAVSSRTTIPILTGIKLEAHGDGMTLTGSDTEISIERTIYAEENGTSYVTVHRAGSVVLNARFFGDIVKKLPTDEVIIEVSPNFMTRIQSGTAEFHLNGLDSDEFPRLPQVDGGQQFRLPADLLRSMIRQTSFAVAVQETRPVLTGVNFSADKGILTCVSTDSHRLALRRAQFETENEISFQNVIVPGKSLNELSKLLGDGHVDVTITNQQILFKMKHVLFFSRLLDGNYPDTSRLIPEEYRTAVRMNAKELLQAIDRASLLAREDRNNVIKFAAEGTTAVEISSHSPEVGKVSEQVSILSLEGEELKISFNSKYMMDALKALDATDIEIQFTGSIRPFILHPVDQDNVLQLILPVRTA
- the yaaA gene encoding S4 domain-containing protein YaaA, with translation MNQIKITSEYVTLGQFLKLSDIISSGGQAKPFLAEVPILVNGEVDQRRGRKLRDGDVIDVEDYGQFVIKNEAN
- the gyrA gene encoding DNA gyrase subunit A encodes the protein MSDQQGIIKDINISQEMRTSFMDYAMSVIVARALPDVRDGLKPGHRRILYAMNDLGIRADKPHKKSARIVGEVIGKYHPHGDSAVYDTMVRMAQDFSYRYELVDGHGNFGSVDGDSAAAMRYTEARMSKIAMEIVRDINKNTVDFKDNYDGSEREPEVLPARFPNLLVNGSSGIAVGMATNIPPHQLGEVIDGVLALTHNPEITISELMQHIPGPDFPTAGEILGRSGIRRAYETGRGSIIVRAKAEIEQAKKDRERIIVTELPYQVNKARLVEKIADLVREKKIEGITDLRDESDRRGMRIVMEIRRDANASVILNNLYKQTSMQTTFGVNMLAIVGGRPKTLTLKEMLYHYLEHQKEIVRRRTQFDLEKAEAREHLLAGLRIALDHLDEVIKIIRANRTADAAREQLMDRFALSEKQSQAILDMRLQRLTGLEREKIDAEYDEIMQLIAELKKILESDEELLELIRTELEEVKERFNDKRRTEIRMDHIEFEDEDLIPEKDIIITLTSSGYIKRLTTDSYRAQRRGGRGVQGIGTNDADYVTRLLSCSTHDTILFFTNRGKVYRIRGYEVPEMSRTSKGVPIINLIQIERDEKVETMIPVNFKRYLEEQNVVEESIIDATIESDDDVAPEEETEEILDAEEVMQDEQKSLIFMTRKGRVKRSPLSAYARINKNGLIAIRLFEDDELTSVRLASTDDEVFTVSNRGKAIRFPITNVRSMGRGARGVKAMKLAEEDIVIGMELARDEQDVLVITEKGFGKRTPMTEFRSQTRGGKGLIASKVNDRIGQIAALRIVDVDDDIMIMTEGGIVIRTDSQNISRVGRNTQGVKVIRIEEGDRVATVAKLKKEENEEAIVDELSTVVDEENVSSAVEAETVIEETEE